One Capra hircus breed San Clemente chromosome 29, ASM170441v1, whole genome shotgun sequence genomic region harbors:
- the LOC102189031 gene encoding HRAS-like suppressor 3, whose translation MASPKPQLGDLIEIFRPPISHWAIYVGSGYVVHLVPTGGISGDGESGIKLAVADRAIVKKERLCDVVGKDLYRVNNKHDNKYKPLPPSKIVQQAEKLVGQVMSYSVTSQNCEHFVNELRYGVPRSDQARRFAAITMALGVIAVFAGAVFSRN comes from the exons CCCAAACCCCAGCTTGGAGACCTGATTGAGATTTTCCGCCCTCCCATCAGTCACTGGGCTATCTACGTTGGCAGCGGATATGTGGTCCACCTGGTACCCACAG GTGGAATCTCGGGAGATGGTGAATCTGGTATCAAGCTTGCAGTGGCCGACAGGGCCATAGTAAAGAAAGAGCGGCTGTGTGACGTGGTTGGGAAAGATCTGTACAGGGTCAACAACAAGCACGATAACAAGTACAAGCCACTCCCTCCCAGCAAAATCGTCCAGCAGGCGGAGAAGCTGGTGGGCCAGGTGATGAGCTACAGTGTGACCAGCCAGAACTGCGAGCATTTTGTCAACGAGCTGCGCTATGGGGTCCCCCGCAGCGACCAG GCCAGACGTTTTGCAGCAATCACCATGGCACTGGGTGTGATAGCCGTATTCGCTGGAGCCGTATTCTCAAGAAACTAG